In Zhaonella formicivorans, one DNA window encodes the following:
- a CDS encoding Mu transposase C-terminal domain-containing protein has protein sequence MDEKEREAVALFRYGLIAPILNGQVTSQKDYLAQIASHPHDVPHYGVKEFAPKTIEFWVKAYRRCGFEGLKPKGRSDKGSVRNIPEELKEKILALRSEHRELNVTLFYEKLVKDALFLPQNISYSTLYRFLKNEGLVGKVETKSPDRKRFSYEEVNILWQGDMAVGPYIIVSGKKVRTNLFAFIDDCSRLVPYAEFVLSEKFDSLKHVFKEALIRRGIPKMIYVDNGKVYKSDQFSIACASLGITLIHTKPYDAASKGKIERFFGTVRQRFLPTLTKDALTSIETLNQAFWRWLEEDYHRKVHSALEMSPLDMFMSQFSRVKMIDNPKALDALFLKREKRKVKHDGTISINSLLFEVPPQFIGQQIEVRFDPEKLEQVFIYVEGKEVAKALPVIYSDNARIKREKRQKEKEEAALSFQEMYDSREGT, from the coding sequence ATGGATGAAAAAGAAAGAGAAGCAGTTGCCCTATTTCGTTACGGCCTAATTGCGCCCATTTTAAATGGACAGGTTACCAGTCAAAAAGACTATCTAGCTCAAATTGCTAGTCACCCCCATGATGTGCCCCACTACGGCGTAAAAGAATTTGCCCCTAAAACGATAGAATTTTGGGTTAAAGCATATCGTAGATGTGGTTTTGAGGGATTAAAGCCTAAGGGTCGGTCTGATAAAGGTTCTGTAAGAAACATCCCCGAAGAATTGAAAGAAAAAATTTTGGCTTTGCGTAGCGAACATCGGGAACTGAATGTAACGTTGTTTTATGAAAAACTGGTTAAAGATGCACTCTTTTTGCCTCAAAATATCTCATACTCGACCCTATATAGGTTTCTAAAAAATGAAGGGCTGGTAGGGAAAGTAGAAACTAAATCTCCCGACAGAAAAAGATTCAGTTATGAAGAAGTGAACATACTTTGGCAAGGCGATATGGCAGTAGGCCCCTATATTATTGTTTCCGGTAAAAAGGTTAGGACAAATCTATTTGCTTTTATTGATGATTGTTCAAGGCTTGTTCCCTATGCTGAGTTCGTTTTATCCGAGAAATTTGATTCCCTAAAGCATGTGTTTAAAGAAGCATTAATACGTAGAGGCATTCCTAAGATGATCTATGTGGATAACGGTAAAGTATACAAATCGGACCAGTTTAGCATAGCATGTGCTTCGTTAGGTATCACCTTAATTCATACCAAACCCTATGATGCGGCAAGTAAAGGGAAAATCGAACGTTTTTTCGGTACCGTACGCCAGAGGTTCTTGCCTACTTTAACTAAAGATGCTCTTACTTCAATCGAGACCTTAAACCAAGCCTTTTGGCGTTGGCTGGAGGAAGATTATCATCGAAAGGTTCATTCCGCTCTTGAGATGAGCCCACTAGACATGTTTATGTCTCAGTTTAGCCGGGTAAAAATGATAGATAACCCCAAAGCTTTGGACGCCCTTTTCTTAAAAAGAGAAAAGCGTAAGGTTAAGCATGATGGCACTATCTCAATTAATTCCTTGCTTTTTGAAGTGCCTCCCCAGTTTATTGGGCAACAAATCGAGGTTCGTTTTGATCCTGAAAAACTAGAACAGGTGTTTATCTATGTAGAGGGGAAAGAAGTGGCCAAAGCTTTGCCTGTAATTTACAGTGATAACGCCAGAATTAAAAGGGAAAAAAGGCAAAAGGAAAAAGAAGAAGCCGCGCTATCCTTTCAGGAAATGTATGATTCCAGGGAGGGAACATAA
- a CDS encoding restriction endonuclease-like protein produces MALPRSGSLKESVELLRVETDLFDLYIKGKPFHPTVEALHLHRRPEEEWVEATLEVIPVPSLSVTAIKIFSPARGEMVDLGEEPIKPCFYENQNYEFVIQKKTDKLLTFYHENINLRQTVKPLGPNLLVGVLNFQNEVGYTDLEIRLMGQPVLNLRLEIFPSKMDYQKDYRMILQEVHEQVYNLAFDFLRKTYQLTGLRETQHPSLTEFFTILTSIFRQLIGAVERIQAVPHHRLIPVQEFRRVEQVKRAGKANLTYLAKHSHLLVQDEKYGVLSIQGQTYRPIRLIETGRRIDFDTVENRFLNWMILRIISKLKDLRRRVLSRERVSDPLLLRRIDGMLTQLTRLANLDFLRGVGEMKQISLTLVLQMAPGYRDVYRFYLILMKGLSIQGDLFRLSLKDLAQLYEYWCFLKIHSLLKQKYELIRQDIIRVQRNGLFVTLDRSQKASVTYRNPHNGELFTLFYNALPTEDSAHIPTLPQRPDNVLALKKENSTVEYKYIFDAKYRLNPAYEGSSYALKYGSPGPEEEDINTMHRYRDAIVYENSSGEFERSMFGAYVLFPYPDEEKFREHRFYKSIKKVNVGALPFLPHATKLMEEFLDELILDSPEKAYERSTRPRGTDEYFANKLQGKNVLIGSMRDKKQLPLCLEHQVYWIPLKRLTQQQSFLSELQYIGLYQSRHTFGPKESGIHWIGKIKSWQVVRRYEIKYRRPLPGTENELYVLFQIEAWQKRPVPIKPGGYGIYTHLFTSLYMLERAEEIAELKLETEEQLKEWREKRRIGKVQVELDDEYVDRAREVLKVEVDGPGPGV; encoded by the coding sequence ATGGCTTTACCTCGTTCTGGCTCTCTTAAGGAGAGTGTGGAGCTTTTAAGAGTCGAGACGGACCTCTTTGACCTTTATATCAAGGGGAAACCTTTTCACCCTACAGTCGAGGCTCTCCACCTGCACCGTAGGCCTGAGGAGGAATGGGTTGAGGCCACCCTGGAAGTGATCCCTGTGCCAAGTTTGTCCGTGACAGCTATTAAAATCTTTTCTCCGGCTAGAGGGGAGATGGTTGATCTGGGGGAAGAGCCGATAAAACCTTGTTTTTATGAAAATCAGAACTATGAGTTTGTCATACAAAAGAAGACCGACAAACTGCTTACTTTCTATCACGAGAACATAAATCTGCGTCAGACTGTAAAACCCCTGGGGCCAAACCTTCTGGTCGGGGTACTAAATTTCCAAAATGAAGTGGGATATACAGATCTGGAAATCCGTCTTATGGGTCAACCTGTTCTTAACCTTCGCCTGGAGATCTTTCCTTCGAAAATGGACTATCAAAAGGATTACCGGATGATCTTGCAGGAAGTGCATGAGCAAGTCTATAACCTTGCCTTTGATTTTCTGCGCAAAACCTATCAGCTAACGGGCTTGAGAGAGACCCAACATCCGAGCCTGACCGAATTTTTCACGATCCTTACGTCTATCTTTCGGCAACTTATCGGGGCTGTCGAGCGAATCCAGGCCGTGCCGCACCATCGGTTGATCCCGGTCCAGGAATTTCGCCGGGTTGAACAGGTCAAACGGGCGGGTAAAGCGAATCTGACCTACTTAGCCAAACACTCCCATCTCTTAGTACAGGATGAGAAATATGGTGTTCTATCAATCCAGGGTCAAACCTACCGGCCCATCCGCTTAATTGAAACCGGGCGTCGGATTGACTTTGATACGGTGGAAAACCGTTTCTTAAACTGGATGATCTTAAGGATAATTTCTAAGCTCAAGGATTTACGGCGCCGGGTTTTAAGTCGGGAGCGTGTATCAGATCCTCTATTGCTGCGGCGTATTGACGGAATGCTTACTCAACTAACCCGCCTAGCTAACCTGGATTTCCTGAGAGGGGTTGGGGAGATGAAGCAGATTTCTCTCACTCTCGTTTTGCAAATGGCGCCAGGTTACCGGGATGTTTACCGTTTTTACCTCATACTAATGAAAGGATTGTCAATTCAAGGAGATCTGTTCCGGCTCTCTCTGAAGGATTTGGCCCAGCTTTATGAGTATTGGTGTTTCTTAAAAATACATAGTCTATTGAAGCAGAAATACGAACTTATCCGCCAGGATATTATCCGTGTTCAGCGTAACGGCCTCTTTGTGACTCTGGATCGCTCGCAGAAAGCGAGTGTTACCTACCGCAATCCCCACAATGGGGAGCTTTTCACCCTTTTTTATAATGCTTTACCCACTGAAGACAGTGCCCATATACCAACCTTACCCCAACGACCGGATAATGTCTTAGCTCTGAAAAAAGAAAACTCCACTGTGGAGTATAAATACATTTTTGATGCCAAGTATCGTTTGAACCCTGCCTATGAAGGGTCATCTTATGCCTTGAAATACGGATCTCCCGGTCCGGAAGAAGAGGATATCAATACAATGCACCGCTACCGGGATGCGATAGTTTATGAAAACTCCTCCGGTGAGTTCGAGCGGAGTATGTTCGGGGCCTATGTGCTTTTTCCTTATCCGGATGAAGAGAAATTCAGGGAACACCGCTTTTACAAAAGCATCAAGAAAGTCAACGTAGGGGCTTTGCCGTTTTTGCCGCATGCTACTAAGCTTATGGAAGAGTTTCTCGATGAGTTGATTTTGGATAGCCCGGAGAAAGCTTATGAACGTTCCACTCGTCCGCGGGGCACTGATGAGTATTTCGCCAACAAATTACAGGGTAAAAATGTACTCATTGGTTCCATGCGGGATAAAAAGCAATTGCCCCTTTGCCTGGAGCATCAGGTCTATTGGATTCCCCTGAAGCGTTTAACCCAACAACAGTCGTTTCTTTCAGAGTTGCAATACATTGGGCTCTATCAATCCCGGCACACCTTTGGACCCAAAGAGAGCGGAATTCATTGGATAGGGAAAATCAAGTCCTGGCAGGTCGTCCGCCGTTATGAAATAAAATATCGGCGCCCGCTTCCCGGCACAGAAAACGAGCTTTATGTCCTTTTTCAGATTGAAGCCTGGCAGAAACGGCCCGTTCCTATCAAACCTGGTGGGTACGGTATTTACACCCACTTGTTCACTTCCCTGTATATGCTGGAGCGTGCCGAGGAGATTGCGGAGCTGAAACTGGAGACGGAGGAGCAACTGAAAGAGTGGCGGGAAAAACGCCGGATCGGGAAAGTTCAGGTTGAGCTTGATGATGAGTACGTGGACCGGGCAAGAGAGGTGCTTAAGGTAGAGGTCGACGGACCAGGGCCCGGTGTGTGA
- a CDS encoding type II toxin-antitoxin system HicB family antitoxin has product MDKYIFPAIFEPSEDGGYCITFPDLPGCITEADTLEDAITMAKEALELHLWGMEDDNDEIPTPTAPEKITVSKGSFVVPIEAYMLPIREEMANKAIKKTLTIPKWLNDLAESKKINFSQTLQSALKQQLGIEPYPKRNVKKQP; this is encoded by the coding sequence ATGGATAAATATATTTTCCCGGCTATTTTTGAGCCAAGCGAAGATGGCGGATATTGTATTACATTTCCCGATTTACCTGGTTGTATTACTGAAGCAGATACACTTGAAGATGCAATAACAATGGCCAAAGAAGCATTGGAACTTCATTTATGGGGGATGGAAGATGATAACGATGAAATCCCAACTCCTACAGCTCCAGAAAAAATCACTGTTAGTAAAGGCTCTTTTGTCGTCCCGATTGAAGCGTATATGCTTCCTATACGAGAAGAGATGGCCAATAAGGCAATAAAGAAAACCTTAACCATTCCCAAGTGGCTTAATGATCTTGCCGAGAGCAAAAAAATCAACTTTTCCCAAACTCTTCAATCAGCATTAAAGCAGCAGCTTGGGATAGAGCCATATCCAAAACGCAACGTTAAGAAGCAGCCGTAG
- a CDS encoding LysE family transporter, producing the protein MVLWGIFISAFLIGFSGAMMPGPVLGVTIDGSLKKGYIAGPLVVLGHGILELILIIIMTFGLKDFFSNPTVAGLIGLFGGAFLAWMGYGMIKSSINKLVSLENQGAGNRVGMRNLVLAGALVSATNPYFILWWASTGMESIRQSYTLGLIGVLFFFIGHILSDFIWYSAISIAFSKGQKLISDTVYRWIILLLGIFILVFSIYFFGSGWKMLQT; encoded by the coding sequence ATGGTTTTGTGGGGAATTTTTATTAGTGCTTTTTTAATAGGTTTTTCAGGAGCAATGATGCCTGGGCCTGTGTTAGGGGTTACGATTGATGGCAGTCTTAAAAAAGGTTACATAGCAGGTCCTTTGGTAGTATTAGGACATGGAATCCTTGAACTTATATTAATTATCATTATGACATTCGGACTTAAAGATTTCTTTTCTAATCCGACAGTTGCGGGACTTATCGGATTATTTGGCGGTGCTTTTCTTGCATGGATGGGATATGGAATGATAAAGTCCAGTATAAATAAGTTGGTTTCATTGGAGAATCAAGGAGCAGGGAATAGGGTAGGTATGAGAAATCTTGTATTAGCGGGAGCACTCGTAAGCGCTACGAACCCTTACTTTATTCTCTGGTGGGCATCAACAGGTATGGAATCAATACGCCAGTCTTATACTTTAGGGTTAATTGGTGTTTTATTCTTTTTTATAGGACATATTTTATCGGATTTTATATGGTATTCGGCAATTTCCATAGCATTTTCCAAAGGGCAAAAACTGATTAGTGATACTGTATATCGCTGGATTATTTTATTGTTAGGCATATTTATTCTAGTATTTTCAATCTATTTTTTCGGCAGCGGCTGGAAAATGCTTCAAACCTGA
- a CDS encoding site-specific integrase, translating to MSTRQYGCQSFDSLKKGLLKLLQDKAYRNDTINNYRRKLNQLERYMIENDIVTYDPSVGQRFIDNYFSTHVLSKGNRQYINTVIHRLDDYCVGEYQIQRKQELTPLPERYTTLMDAYLQKCRDDGNRESTIIGKRYFLREFYCHLESLGCHDLRDADAAIIGRACLMQNNKDGWAVIRMFLRYLNCAGLINHDFSTIIPHFKRAFRLPSTYTEDEINRFEETIDTNSKIGKRDYAMLLLATRLGMRSGDIVNLTFSSLDFGNDTISITQEKTGEPLVLPMIPAVKTALADYLKNGRPESGQPYVFLRANAPFEKITASVVRFETNKYFGKAGIDITDKKHGPHVFRSSLASSMINHLVSYDVVRKILGHTDPDAVKHYARVDIERLREYAIEPPAPSGCFKEFLEGRRRL from the coding sequence ATGAGTACAAGACAATACGGATGCCAGTCGTTTGATTCATTGAAGAAGGGTCTACTAAAACTACTTCAGGACAAGGCCTACAGAAATGATACTATCAATAATTATCGCCGGAAGTTGAATCAGCTTGAGCGATATATGATTGAGAATGACATCGTTACTTATGACCCGTCTGTCGGCCAGAGATTTATTGATAATTATTTTTCAACGCATGTACTCAGCAAAGGAAACCGGCAATACATTAATACAGTCATTCATCGATTAGATGATTACTGTGTTGGTGAGTATCAAATCCAGCGAAAACAGGAACTCACCCCGTTGCCCGAAAGATACACCACATTGATGGATGCATATCTGCAGAAATGCAGGGATGATGGAAACAGGGAATCAACAATCATTGGAAAGAGATATTTCCTTCGGGAATTCTATTGCCATCTCGAATCCCTTGGATGCCATGACCTAAGGGATGCGGACGCTGCCATCATCGGCAGGGCATGCCTCATGCAGAACAACAAAGACGGATGGGCTGTCATTAGGATGTTTCTGCGGTATCTAAATTGTGCCGGTCTGATAAATCATGATTTCTCAACTATCATCCCTCATTTTAAGAGAGCGTTCCGCCTTCCGAGTACCTATACAGAGGATGAAATCAACCGTTTTGAGGAAACGATAGATACTAACTCCAAAATCGGGAAACGCGATTATGCGATGCTGCTTCTCGCAACTCGGCTTGGTATGAGATCCGGCGATATAGTAAACCTCACTTTTTCGTCGCTTGACTTCGGTAACGACACTATCAGTATTACACAGGAAAAGACGGGTGAGCCTCTTGTCCTTCCCATGATCCCAGCTGTAAAAACTGCATTAGCTGATTATCTTAAGAACGGAAGGCCGGAATCGGGTCAGCCTTATGTATTCCTGAGGGCAAATGCCCCGTTCGAGAAGATAACTGCTTCTGTAGTCCGCTTCGAGACTAATAAATATTTCGGTAAAGCTGGCATAGATATCACTGATAAGAAGCATGGTCCCCATGTGTTCCGTTCTTCTCTGGCCAGTTCAATGATAAATCATTTGGTGTCATACGATGTAGTACGGAAAATCCTTGGACATACAGACCCTGATGCCGTCAAGCACTATGCAAGGGTTGATATCGAGAGGCTTCGCGAGTATGCTATTGAGCCTCCTGCACCTTCCGGTTGTTTCAAAGAGTTTCTGGAAGGGAGGCGGCGGTTATGA
- a CDS encoding ExeA family protein, with amino-acid sequence MYRAFYSLSRKPFTKEIETKHLFPSKSFTELMARLNYLKDSRGIGVVVGEPGAGKTSVLRNFALSLNPSLYKVIYFPLSTGTVMDFYRGLCYGLGEEPTFRKVDLFKQIQEGVTSLFYEKKITPVFILDEMQLSNNKFLNDLSILFNFTMDSDNPFILVLAGLPYLLDRLALSHNQSLNQRIIMRYKVTPLDKEEVKNYILHHLELAGAKFEIFSPQAVEAIATRSRGWPRLINNLATNCLLYGCQKRLECIDEEAVIKSAQEAGL; translated from the coding sequence ATGTATAGAGCATTTTACTCTCTAAGCAGAAAACCATTTACCAAAGAAATTGAGACAAAGCACCTTTTTCCCTCTAAAAGCTTTACTGAATTAATGGCACGGCTTAATTACCTTAAAGATTCAAGGGGCATTGGGGTGGTAGTGGGTGAGCCTGGTGCCGGTAAAACTTCTGTCCTCAGAAACTTTGCTTTAAGCTTAAATCCCTCACTTTACAAAGTTATTTATTTTCCTTTGTCTACAGGTACGGTGATGGATTTTTACCGGGGACTGTGCTATGGGCTAGGTGAAGAACCTACCTTTAGAAAAGTTGATCTATTTAAGCAAATTCAAGAGGGAGTAACCAGCCTATTTTATGAAAAAAAGATAACTCCTGTATTTATTCTAGATGAAATGCAGTTATCTAACAACAAGTTTCTAAATGACTTAAGCATCCTGTTTAATTTTACAATGGATTCGGATAATCCGTTTATTTTGGTATTGGCGGGATTGCCTTATCTACTGGATCGTTTAGCTTTATCCCATAATCAGTCGTTAAATCAGCGTATTATCATGCGTTACAAGGTCACACCCTTAGATAAAGAAGAGGTGAAAAACTATATCTTACATCACCTGGAGTTAGCAGGTGCTAAATTTGAAATATTTTCTCCACAAGCAGTGGAGGCTATTGCCACCCGTTCTAGGGGATGGCCAAGACTCATCAACAATTTAGCTACTAACTGCCTGCTTTATGGGTGCCAGAAAAGACTTGAATGTATTGATGAAGAGGCGGTAATTAAATCTGCTCAGGAAGCAGGTCTTTAA
- a CDS encoding DUF5348 domain-containing protein: MLKQGKLLYSSQKDRWEIHGIDDEPFSLHCGECFEIKVGETFLPCRIEIDRDWVLYFANSMFYLHPASRYSVRGV, encoded by the coding sequence ATGCTAAAACAAGGTAAACTATTATACTCTAGCCAAAAGGACCGTTGGGAGATCCATGGAATAGACGACGAACCTTTCTCTCTACACTGTGGGGAATGCTTTGAGATTAAGGTTGGGGAAACATTCTTGCCTTGTCGTATTGAAATAGATAGGGATTGGGTATTGTACTTTGCTAACTCTATGTTTTATCTGCATCCGGCATCAAGGTACAGTGTAAGAGGGGTTTAG
- a CDS encoding type II toxin-antitoxin system HicA family toxin, whose translation MIKLLKENGWEIKEQIGSHIQMVHKANKGKVTIPNHNKDLKPGTLNSIFKQAGLK comes from the coding sequence ATAATAAAACTACTTAAAGAAAATGGTTGGGAAATTAAAGAGCAAATAGGCTCCCACATCCAAATGGTACATAAGGCTAATAAAGGCAAAGTCACAATTCCCAATCATAACAAAGACTTAAAGCCAGGAACACTCAACAGCATATTTAAGCAGGCCGGACTCAAGTAA
- a CDS encoding DUF6431 domain-containing protein, with protein sequence MQILYDFKISMTKYIKLGIENHFPAFEVCPSCKAKVKLKRHGFYWRYIHLIKKAVKVPVCRYFCPSCCKTISLLPIFLLPYYQLPLRVIMKLIQCAASGKQVLLNLKRQHLQFIKKRFMNNLNWIEAFFRDKGYGAYIMQDKKRKSHEAHGFD encoded by the coding sequence TTGCAAATACTTTACGACTTTAAAATCAGTATGACCAAATACATTAAACTAGGCATAGAGAATCATTTCCCGGCATTTGAAGTATGCCCTAGCTGCAAAGCTAAAGTAAAACTAAAAAGGCATGGCTTTTACTGGAGATATATACACCTCATAAAGAAGGCAGTAAAAGTACCGGTTTGCAGGTATTTCTGCCCCTCCTGCTGTAAAACTATTTCCCTGTTGCCGATCTTCCTATTACCCTACTATCAGCTACCTCTAAGAGTGATTATGAAATTAATCCAATGCGCTGCATCAGGTAAACAGGTTCTTCTAAACCTGAAACGCCAGCATCTACAGTTCATTAAAAAAAGATTTATGAATAACTTAAACTGGATAGAGGCCTTTTTTAGGGATAAGGGTTACGGCGCATATATTATGCAGGATAAAAAAAGAAAAAGCCATGAAGCTCATGGATTTGATTAA
- a CDS encoding MrcB family domain-containing protein codes for MVLPAALSGIFRNKQKSYKMVLILTLLDEMGDTPREVPFSKVVERFRRFLIDRERNNMPVDEPPASLGQSWQNVTFQQTRSVIDAPIEALSKILSVDFIKDRISFRPEILKQLSPAVIKELRSYAIREMDDYYRNRKTIPNVFLKNYLSQFMNNYLHAKTEPFSGHPLGTLVRRTIPQELQKLPFLDERYKVQGSVGMGNWATVPWIAIMDKRITESTQQGEYVVYLFSEDMQSVYLTLNQGVTVPLQQGRRGGYEYLKNKVQELRELLPLESVQKDENITLTSSGLGKDYQISTIAYVRYERDNLPDNEVLISDLSNMMENYALYVEYKLAKEKEEVTGLEIRSMNVSNIIQEEENSELDYDSPAEALAHIRGFIAERGFHFPSGLIENFYLSLKTKPFVILAGISGTGKTKLVQLFAEALGATERNGRFTLIPVRPDWSDPSDLLGYRDLSGKFKPGKLTRVFWEASKPYNLDKPYFVCLDEMNLARVEHYFSDLLSVIETRRWHEGNIITDEIVAHEDVKDLAEETGLNEGEEIISTLGIPENVYLIGTVNMDETTYPFSKKVLDRAQTIEFNEIALNHFPEIDGLVAQSSSVLTLPNYFLRSDYLILKDAYAGNEELIQRTTARLVEINQILGDVHSQIGFRVRDNICFFMVYNRRFELLPEEEAFDLQLLQKILPRLQGSHSSLKRALIELMAFAIGETLNTEELMEDVSSLYLAWKNTGEAPAARFSRSARKIAYMLRRLEEDGFTSFWLS; via the coding sequence ATGGTTCTTCCTGCAGCACTATCCGGCATTTTCCGTAACAAGCAAAAATCCTATAAGATGGTTCTCATCTTAACTCTCCTTGATGAGATGGGGGATACTCCCCGTGAAGTGCCCTTTTCTAAAGTTGTGGAGCGCTTTCGGCGCTTTCTAATCGACCGGGAGCGTAATAATATGCCAGTTGATGAACCTCCGGCCTCATTGGGCCAGAGCTGGCAGAACGTAACTTTTCAACAGACGCGAAGCGTTATTGACGCACCGATTGAGGCGCTTTCTAAAATTCTCTCGGTAGACTTTATAAAAGACCGGATTAGTTTTCGGCCGGAAATTCTCAAGCAACTCAGTCCCGCAGTCATCAAAGAGTTGCGCAGTTATGCCATTCGGGAAATGGATGATTATTACCGTAATCGGAAAACCATTCCTAATGTATTCCTTAAGAATTATCTGTCCCAATTTATGAACAATTACCTTCATGCGAAGACAGAGCCCTTTAGTGGGCATCCTTTAGGAACCTTAGTCCGGCGTACAATTCCTCAAGAACTGCAAAAACTTCCTTTCCTAGATGAACGATACAAAGTACAAGGATCTGTAGGTATGGGCAACTGGGCCACTGTACCTTGGATTGCCATTATGGATAAACGAATAACAGAATCTACGCAGCAGGGTGAATACGTGGTATACCTATTTTCAGAAGACATGCAGTCGGTCTATTTAACATTAAATCAAGGTGTTACGGTTCCTCTACAACAGGGCAGACGAGGAGGATACGAATACCTTAAGAATAAGGTTCAAGAATTGAGAGAATTACTCCCGCTTGAATCTGTGCAAAAAGATGAGAACATTACTTTAACCTCAAGCGGCCTCGGTAAAGACTACCAGATCTCCACCATTGCTTACGTCCGCTATGAGCGGGATAACTTGCCGGATAATGAAGTACTCATTTCCGACTTGAGCAATATGATGGAGAATTACGCCTTATATGTAGAGTACAAACTGGCCAAAGAAAAGGAGGAAGTAACTGGATTGGAGATACGCTCCATGAACGTATCCAATATTATTCAGGAAGAAGAGAACTCTGAACTCGACTATGACTCGCCGGCCGAAGCACTCGCTCACATTCGGGGTTTTATTGCTGAGCGCGGTTTTCATTTTCCCTCGGGTCTGATCGAGAACTTTTACCTTTCTTTGAAAACAAAACCCTTCGTCATTCTGGCCGGGATCTCCGGAACCGGCAAGACAAAGCTGGTACAGCTGTTTGCCGAGGCTCTGGGAGCGACGGAACGCAATGGGCGGTTTACCTTGATTCCTGTGCGCCCGGATTGGAGCGATCCATCGGATTTGCTGGGTTACCGTGACTTGTCCGGGAAATTTAAACCAGGAAAGCTCACCCGGGTCTTTTGGGAGGCCTCCAAACCATATAATCTGGACAAGCCTTATTTCGTTTGCCTCGATGAAATGAACCTGGCCCGGGTCGAGCATTACTTTAGTGATTTGCTCAGTGTCATTGAGACCCGGCGCTGGCATGAGGGGAACATCATTACCGATGAAATTGTTGCCCATGAAGACGTAAAGGACCTGGCTGAAGAAACTGGCCTGAACGAAGGTGAAGAAATAATCTCAACTCTCGGCATTCCAGAAAATGTTTATCTGATTGGCACTGTGAACATGGACGAAACTACCTATCCATTTAGTAAAAAAGTTCTTGATCGGGCTCAAACTATTGAGTTTAACGAGATTGCTCTCAATCATTTCCCGGAAATTGATGGCCTGGTTGCCCAAAGCAGTTCCGTTTTAACTCTGCCTAATTATTTTCTGCGCAGTGATTACCTTATTTTAAAGGATGCCTATGCGGGAAATGAGGAGCTGATTCAGCGCACAACCGCTCGCCTGGTGGAAATCAACCAGATCCTTGGGGATGTGCACTCCCAAATTGGGTTTCGGGTGCGGGACAATATTTGCTTTTTTATGGTGTATAACCGGCGTTTTGAACTTCTTCCTGAAGAGGAGGCTTTTGACCTGCAGCTGTTGCAAAAAATCCTGCCACGTCTGCAGGGAAGCCATTCATCCTTAAAAAGAGCATTAATTGAACTTATGGCTTTCGCCATCGGAGAAACACTAAATACGGAAGAACTCATGGAAGATGTTTCATCCCTTTATCTGGCCTGGAAAAACACCGGCGAAGCACCTGCAGCCCGTTTTTCCCGAAGTGCCCGTAAGATTGCCTACATGCTGCGGAGGTTGGAGGAAGATGGCTTTACCTCGTTCTGGCTCTCTTAA
- a CDS encoding DUF6431 domain-containing protein: MLTLGGYPKEWRPTKCRHCQAQGKFHHHGHFTRKLYTLDEILEIVIFRFKCISCGRTFGLFPPFLIPHRGAALDVQEQVVREMDKCQSLQTVAENLDLPTESYSEKGLWRWKKDWDRLRASLDPSFWTRVLTHFPHLRIPQGAEKPGTGWGWTFLIWEQIRHQLTSQVGVAVPGVG; encoded by the coding sequence ATGTTAACTTTGGGAGGCTACCCTAAAGAATGGAGGCCCACAAAGTGCCGCCACTGCCAAGCCCAGGGTAAATTCCACCACCATGGCCACTTTACCCGCAAATTGTACACTTTGGATGAGATCTTGGAGATTGTTATCTTCAGATTTAAGTGTATCTCTTGTGGTAGAACTTTTGGGCTTTTTCCACCTTTCCTAATCCCTCACCGGGGAGCAGCCCTGGACGTCCAGGAGCAGGTAGTGAGGGAAATGGACAAATGCCAGTCACTGCAGACCGTGGCGGAAAACCTCGATCTTCCCACGGAATCTTACTCAGAGAAGGGCCTCTGGCGCTGGAAGAAGGATTGGGACCGTTTGCGAGCCTCCCTGGATCCCTCCTTCTGGACAAGGGTACTAACGCATTTCCCCCACCTGCGGATTCCCCAGGGGGCTGAAAAACCAGGCACTGGCTGGGGGTGGACCTTTTTAATTTGGGAGCAAATTCGCCATCAACTGACCTCTCAAGTTGGCGTTGCAGTACCCGGGGTCGGGTAA